The genomic region CTAAAAACGGCAAAGTTTGCGTGCACGAACGACATTTGTACCATGTCGATGGCAACCACTAGTTCAGAGAGTTTCTCGGTCCGTTTGGTCAGTTGAGAAGGATGGAGCTGCTGCGCCGTGGTTGGACCACGCGAAATTTCTGCAGAACCATCGAGTCTTGCGCTTGCTGTGACGTGAAACGACTTCGGATTCCGTCTGTCTCAACATTTCCCACATAATCTGCACATCCTCGTACCCGCAGGTTTGGATGTCGTCGTGGAGTTTCAGAAGCCCGGCCCCTGAAGATACCAAGACAACGTCAGGAGACTCCAAGattgattatgaaataatgcagaaaccaaaacaaaaatggacgTTGTCCTTCTATGTCTTCATACTATTACCGTAAAAACGATAACATATCAACTATATCCAACTACAGCATATAGAGAACattgtaaattacaattttatcccCAACGGCCCACCACCCTTCAGACGAAAGAGAGAGTTGATGCATAAACAAGTTAATGATTAGGCTTATTACACTATAAAGAACATCAACAAACAGTGGGACATCACTTTTGGCAGTTAGCAGTCTTATGTTATTAACAACTTGGGTCCTGTCACAATTGTTTCTGAGTGGAACTCACCTAGTGGATGTAAGCAGCCATAAGTGGGAAtctttacatatatttactatataagACGTTGAAAAGAAAGATAACTCTACTCCAAAGCCATCATTAGTGCCTTAAATATCATTTCCGTTAAGAGTTATTAGTGCGTAGCTGATGAGTGGATGACAAGAACTAGGATAAAAACTAAGCCAgatattttgcaaaaataaaaagtcatCCTGTTCGAATTTCTAAATACCAATCACGAATCAAGAAGTCATTGTAAGACACCGTTATTAATTCAGTCTACTAAGCCATTCATATACTGAACAGATTACGAGATACGAACCTATCTTACAATTGTTGATCCTGTACAGTAACAGCGTGTACGAAACTTAATGCACAAGGTACAACACCGTCCTTCgttcatttcttttatttgggCCCCGTCAACGAGGCTAATTCTTTGTATTCTTGCCAAAAAGATGGCCGTTCAAAGACTATATACTAAGCATTCTTTTTTAAGTGTGAAAGTCATAGAGCATACAACATAAACTCCTCCACCTTTACCTAGGAATGATTACCAAGAATACATCCTTAGTTTAAATCCAACATTCTTAACAATGACAATCCTTAAAGAATTAAGCAAGAATATTCATTGCTTCTTTTTGCTTGCAGGACCGCAAAAATGCCCATCTTTTCCATGGGACCGCTCGAAATTCAACCAAAATACTGGGGCGTGATTCGTATAAGTTGCGGAGTTCAATCACGagacatgaaaaatatttagcaAAAGCAAAAGAACAAATAGTCTTTGAGAGTAAGATTCGAAAACAAAACTTTCGGCTAAGGCATCCTGGggtgaaaaataagaaaaggacCATCTTTATTCCGCGATAATTAACAGTAACAAGGATTCTGtgacacaaaaatatataagtcaaTTTCCTCTTAAATCCAAATAACTGGTGCAAATTCCAGTAATTTCCCACTAAATTCCACCAGAAATAGCTAATATTCTCTATCTCAATTCAATTCTTTTCAAGTAAATTAGTACAAACTAATCATAGAAAATGTTCAATTGCACAGAACGATCAATGCTCAGAGGAtaccaacacacacacacacacaggaATTGATTAGTAAATAGTGttgaaaagaacaaaatcccatgatcaattacaacaagataataacatttttaatctccttataacataaaaataaattaataagacaGTAATTTCATCCCATCAACAAAGAagttaagaaattaattaccCTCTCTGAGCTGATTAATTAACTACAAttcaacacacacacacacagatagagaagaacaagaatttgataaataCACTCCCAAATTTACTCTATCCCCTTCAAAATAAAGAGCAACCAAGCAAAGACTCACACAGTAGAGTAGTGGTAGtagggaaaaaaaagggggAGGATGATCACTAACCATTCTTGCGAGCCTTAACACGGGCAGAAACAGCACACCAAACTCTCCGAACCGGGAAAACCACCTTGTGCCACCACTCCATCACCTTAATCCTCACCTTCCGCCGCCTGCCCGCCGATTCGACACAGCACCACCCTTAACCCGGCCAGAACTCCACCCTCTCAGAAATCCCACTCCACCCCTTCAACTACACACCCAGAAACATCAACATGCAAGAATCACACACCACTTAGCacttagagagagagagagaggtgtgTATGTGTCTGTGCGCTGTGGAGAAGTTTCTTGGTTTTGCATTATAAAGCACTAGTTTTGGCCGTTACACACACttaggaaaaaagaattcGATTCCTGCCCACCGACACGTGACAGTATGCGGTggagtttctttctttctttctttcttttttcttttctttttcttattaaaataattacacgtaaagcccctctaataatataaaattatatttttttaaaattatatttatatctattcaaaaatttattatttacaatattttcatataataattttatatttatataaaaaatataataataccaATCTTATtccacatatatttattattatttttataaaatacaaacataaatataaaattattaaatgaatgacaaactaaaaaatttgtataattcttttttgcatcaatatttttcatccacgtcctaataaaaagaaattaatataataaagcggtacaattacaattataattataattttttaaaaaaatatataatgtaatatatttagaaaaatgatagtgtgattaatattattttgttggtGTTGGGGTGGTGATATTTGATGGAATAGGACACGTGGAGCATGTGGGTTGTTGATTTGATGGGTGTGTTGggatttcaatttcaaaggAAATTTGACTTTTGGAGGGGGAagattataatattgaaacaGTGGAGGGAGGGAGGATGTGTTTTTCAGACATATATTCTTAATTGTTTTTTGGGCGGTTTGACTGTTTGATAAATccctttgtttggttttgtttttaatatatttaacgTTCCTCCTTacaccaaaatattatattttgatatttatattttattaacataaaaatacatatatatatatatataaatatgagttaacaataaataataatttttattttttaaaatataatattttaaacttatctatatatataaatatataaaagaaacatattttgataataaataataatttttatttctcaaaacACAACACTAAACGAACAATATTTACTTTAAACTATCCCCCAACaggtatttatttttctttatttttttattttatttctatgaattataataaaatacttaaaaaataaataaatagaagcTTTTCACCACAAACTTCGAGgacgtttttctttttttt from Sesamum indicum cultivar Zhongzhi No. 13 linkage group LG3, S_indicum_v1.0, whole genome shotgun sequence harbors:
- the LOC105158260 gene encoding uncharacterized protein LOC105158260, with the translated sequence MEWWHKVVFPVRRVWCAVSARVKARKNGAGLLKLHDDIQTCGYEDVQIMWEMLRQTESEVVSRHSKRKTRWFCRNFAWSNHGAAAPSFSTDQTDRETL